The Triticum aestivum cultivar Chinese Spring chromosome 3A, IWGSC CS RefSeq v2.1, whole genome shotgun sequence genome includes a region encoding these proteins:
- the LOC123057992 gene encoding uncharacterized protein, protein MRRGDVDDDVRHHRRIPRADEIDAARFPMTICYSDDDEEIDLKSPSEIVALHAACRDRITEYDPKKRARVLTRFCGVNLAGFDLDRESKVGLGPLLEDVTPQLWELRAGTSYNVVSVKEDMLALTGPRRGLVAFDNIHFEFNLKVKGDPDDEDFSKGVIESRTLDSGPITMMLPSWLSTVELVFAPVKHPVAASLQINILNGPPYAPFVGKVSSGTRNAETHIILYDGRAMSCSGILVGDDGSIPLSRNLVVIPIPTWDDDEEFLVHVCIFDNDEDEGTHVTLQHPDEEHVCTHGSYELKVKVTWTAILTRPMGAKYNPKRNLSWTERYGSLNYSG, encoded by the exons ATGCGGCGCGGCGATGTCGACGACGACGTCAGGCACCACCGCCGGATTCCCCGCGCCGACGAGATCGATGCTGCCAGGTTCCCCATGACAATCTGttacagcgacgacgacgaggagatcGATCTGAAGTCGCCGTCGGAGATCGTAGCCCTCCACGCCGCGTGCCGCGACCGCATCACCGAGTACGACCCCAAGAAGAGAGCCCGCGTTCTCACCCGCTTCTGCGGCGTCAACCTCGCCGGCTTCGACCTCGACAGAGAGT CCAAGGTTGGCCTCGGGCCGCTGCTTGAGGATGTAACGCCGCAGCTGTGGGAGCTCCGGGCGGGGACGTCGTACAATGTCGTTTCCGTCAAG GAGGATATGTTAGCATTGACAGGTCCACGTCGAGGATTAGTAGCATTTGATAATATACATTTTGAGTTCAACCTGAAGGTAAAGGGTGATCCTGATGATGAAGACTTTAGCAAAGGCGTAATTGAGTCCCGCACCCTTGACTCTGGACCCATAACTATGATGCTACCTAGTTGGCTCAGTACAGTGGAATTAGTATTTGCACCTGTTAAACATCCGGTGGCGGCTAGCCTCCAAATCAACATTCTGAACGGTCCGCCCTATGCCCCTTTCGTTGGCAAAGTATCTTCTGGGACTAGAAATGCCGAGACCCATATTATTCTATATGATGGTAGGGCAATGAGTTGCAGCGGGATATTAGTCGGAGATGATGGCTCCATTCCCTTGAGTCGTAATTTGGTGGTTATCCCTATACCTACATGGGACGATGATGAAGAGTTTTTGGTCCATGTTTGTATTTTTGATAATGACGAGGATGAAGGCACTCATGTTACTCTACAGCACCCTGATGAAGAGCATGTTTGCACTCACGGTTCCTATGAGCTAAAAGTGAAGGTTACATGGACTGCCATCCTCACAAGACCGATGGGTGCCAAATATAACCCAAAGAGGAACCTCTCTTGGACCGAGCGTTATGGTTCGCTGAATTACAGTGGTTGA
- the LOC123056810 gene encoding uncharacterized protein, translating into MNRGKCKSVAPAENPQPKVFTLELGNLKASYPKLMKDIEAEIDSRLTDEIKRQPKLEKMPPRVNGTALYTPAQGTFMVSMEPEHGGKVVTLPIRWVDLYIIAFYVEGVWYRYSEFGTDILPPSGDQFPYNTSRPGLGTVQLPLTSSYFKIGGFDINVGKPAFTHCIASLGKLGELYRSERGLQVLKSGPLSFPTVTICEAIRFAL; encoded by the exons ATGAACAGAGGCAAATGCAAGTCCGTGGCGCCTGCTGAG AATCCACAACCGAAGGTGTTCACTCTCGAGCTTGGGAACCTGAAGGCCAGCTACCCCAAGTTGATGAAGGACATTGAAGCAGAGATCGACAGTAGGCTTACGGATGAGATCAAGAGGCAGCCAAAGCTTGAGAAGATGCCACCTAGGGTCAATGGCACAGCACTGTACACTCCAGCACAAGGAACATTCATGGTGAGCATGGAACCAGAACATGGCGGCAAGGTCGTGACTCTGCCGATCCGCTGGGTCGATCTCTACATCATAGCGTTTTACGTGGAAG GTGTGTGGTATCGCTACTCTGAATTTGGTACGGACATACTTCCGCCGTCTGGAGATCAGTTCCCGTACAATACCAGCAGGCCTGGACTTGGGACCGTCCAGTTGCCCCTCACTAGCTCCTACTTCAAGATAGGTGGATTCGACATAAACGTGGGTAAACCAGCTTTTACCCACTGCATCGCCAGCTTGGGAAAACTTGGAGAGCTATACCGCAGTGAGAGGGGACTTCAGGTTCTGAAATCCGGCCCCCTATCTTTCCCGACTGTAACGATTTGCGAAGCAATCCGCTTCGCGCTCTAG